The genomic window TATGAATCTCATCGAGGAGAAAAACGTGGCAATAGTTAGGGATGCGGACATATACCTAACGCTAGCAACTATGAAGAAATATCTGCTCCTTCCTCACGATGCTAAAATAATATCCACGATGCTTCAAAACGGCATCAGGGAGCTAACAACCTTCGACGAGGATTATAGAGTCGTCCCGGGTATTGTTCTGCTTCCGGAAGACTACTGGAGAACAGAGAAAGATTAGACCAGAGGCTTCCTCCTCACGGGGCCCCTTGGATACTCCTCCTCAAATATCTCAGCCGTGAACCGGTAGACTTTAGTATCAGGGTCAAGCCAGCAGTCGGGTGGAAGGCCGGCCTTCCAGCAGGTCTGCGATAAAAACTCCTCTTCGTCCCAGCCCCACTCGACCGGCACCTGCGGGAGCAGTAGGCCGGAGTATATGCCCTTCTCAATGAGCAGACCGTCTCTGCCGACCTTTATTTTCTTGGGCCTCTCCTCTGGCGGACCTTCCACGAGTTCTGGAGGCGTTAAAACGCTGACCTCAACGACGATATCGTCCAACTCGCTCTCCCTAACCGGCGGAAAACGCGGGTCGTCAACGGCCGCGTAGATTGCCGCCTTTATAGTGGTCTCAACCAAGGGGTAAATCGGGAGAGGAAAGCCTATGCAACCCCTCAGGGCCATCTGCGGGGGGACGTTGTGCCTGTTGAGGGTCACAAAAACGCCCATCTTCTCCCATAGCTCCGGAGGAGTGTCCTCGGGTGGCTTTATTACTCTTCCGTGCCTCACGTACTCCTCAACGGCTTTTCTCGCGAGCCTGACGAGGAACTCGCCCCACTCGTCCTTTATTCGGTACATTTTCCTCACCCCTTAAAATTACCTCACGTTAGTTTATTAACCTATCGCAACCCTTAAATTACTGCCGATAGAGATTAAAGCGGGTGTCGAAGATGGTCATCGTTGAGTTCGTGGTTGTGCCCCTTGGGGAGAAGAGCCTCAGCAGATACGTTGCGGAGGTGATAAAGCTTTTAGAGAGGAAGGGCGTTAAATATCAGTTGACACCCATGGCTACAATCATCGAGACCGAGACTGTAAGAGAGGCCCTTAAGATAATCGAGGAAGCTCATGAGCTTATGTTTGAACTCGGTGCCGAGAGGGTTTCGACGACGATAAGGATTGACGACCGCAGGGACAGGGAACGGCACATGGAAGACAAGGTAAAATCCGTGATGGAAAGGGTCAGGGGTGGTTGAGATTAGGGTTCTCGTTCTGGCCATTGACCGCGACGACGACTTCGGGAAGAAGGCGGGAGTTAAGGGGCCGGTTATCGGGCGAGAGGCTTGTATAGACGCTGCCCTTAAGCTCAGCCTGGCAGACCCAGAGGACAGCGATGCCAACGTTGTTTACGCCGCAGTTAAGCTCGCCGATGAGCTCAAAGAAAAGGGGGAGTTCGACGAAGTCGAGGTCGCGATAATAACCGGCCACCCGAAGGTTGGGCTAAAGAGCGATATGGAGTTGGCAAGGCAACTTGAGGAAGTCCTCAAGGTATTCCCGGCTAATGGCGTCATTCCCGTAACTGATGGCGCTGAAGACGAGCAGATTTTCCCGATAATAACTTCCCGGGTGCCGATAATAACCTCTCATCGCGTTGTGGTCAAGCAAAGTCCGGGTATAGAGACCACGTGGTACATCATAGTGAAGTACCTCAAGGAAATTCTGAGCGACCCGGAGGTCGCGAGGGTCGTCTTTGGAATTCCGGGTTTGATGGCGTTGCTCTATGGAATAGCAAAACTTGTAGGTGTCTGGTATCCCGAGAGCGAGAAGATAGTCTCTACGGTAATATGGGGAACCGTTCTTCTCATAATCGGTGGTATCTTCTTTGCCAAGGGCTTCAACTTCAGTCTGGGTAGCATGCTATCCTCCCTGCGGAGGGCGGTAGTTGAGCAGTTCGTTGTGGTTCTGTCTTTCGTTGCTGGAATCCTTATAATAATAAGTGGGGCGATTAACGCTTATCTCAACCTCGAAAGCTACTCCCTGGAACTAATAGGTAGCTATCCCGGGACATCTCTACTTGCGACTCTGATTTATCTTAATGCATTGTCCGTTTCCATCGCCTTGGGAATAGCGGTTATGATGGCCGGAAGAGTGATTCAGGCCTACCTCAAGAGGGACCACCACATCTGGTACTATGCCTCTGCCCTCCTCATGACTCCAGCTTTATGGGTGACGATTGACCTAACTACCCGCTATGCTTTAGCTATACTCACGATTTCTGACATCGATGTTTTCCAGAAGTTGATCTTTGCGATATTTGATGTTATTCTTGCAGTCGTGATTGGTGTCTATCTCCGAGGAAAAGTTAGAGGGTGGGTAAAAGTTGAAACTGGAGGAAGCGATACGAAAATACGAACTAAGGCGTGAAGAGAGCCTAAGACGGGCTGAAAAGCTCAGAAAAAAATACAACAAATGGCTTGAAAAGAAGAAACGGGAACTTTTGAAAGCCCTTGAAAGGCTTGAAAGGGCCAAGCCTCCAAAGAAAGTCGACGAGAGGTTGCTCCAAATTGTGGAGGCAGATAGGAGAAACTATATAAGCGCCATGAGACATGCCCTGGAAGGCATTCGAACAATGGAGGAACTTGGAAAACGGCTCTCGGACATCTCAAAGATTCATCTTGACTATGGAAAGCACGTCATGATCCTCTTCGAGAAGGAGATATACTCCATAAACTCTATCCTAAGGGAGCTCAGTGAGGGTTATTCAGAGTTTATGAAGCAACTCATGGAGGTCCTTCCCCCCAAAATAGATGTCTCCAAAAAGCTGGAAGAGTTAAAAAGAACCCACGAGGAGTTCACCGAGAAAAAGAAAAAGCTGATTGAACTTGCAGGCCGAGTCGAGGAAGAGAGAAAGAAAGTGGAAGAGGTTCTGTCATCAAAGGAATTCCGCGATATTGAAAAGGAAATCAACGATGTTTCGAGAAGAATCCGCTCCATAGAACTTGAACTCCGCTCGAAGGTTTCAAAGCTCCAGAAGCCCCTCAAAAGAATGAGACTCGGGGGAATAGCCGACGAAGTCGCCAGGGACAGTGGCGTTGCCCTTGAACGGCCGGAGGAGTTCATTTCGCTCCTCCAGTCTGTATACCCTCGTCTCGACGGAAAGGCCAAGAAATCCGCGGAGTGGTTGCTTGCCAATTTTGAATCGGAGCTTTTGGAGGTAAGCAAACTCAAGAAAGAGCTTGCTGAGCTCGAAGAACGGAAAAGGAACGTAGTTAAAAGCATTGAGCCCGCTCGTGAAGAACTCAGCTCTTTAGAGAATGAACTAGCCCTGATTTCCGAGGAACTTCACAAGCTCGAAAGGAAGCTCTCAAAAATTGAAAAAGAGCTCGAGGATGAGTTGAACAAGCTGGAAGAATACCTTGGCGAGAAAATCGAACGGTAGCCTTATAAGTTAGGCTTTCCTAATTATTTAGGGTGGTGAGGGATGTTCAGGGTTGATAGGCTACGCTTCGGAACCGCAGGAATACCGCTGTCAACTCCTAAGCGCTCAACGATAGACGGTATAATCCACGTTAGAAACCTTGGTCTAGATGCCATGGAGCTTGAGTTCGTCCGCGGTGTTAACATCAAGCCCGAGCTGGCGAAGAAGATAAAGTACACCGCCAAAAAGCACGACGTTCTCTTAACGGCTCACGCACCCTATTATATCAACCTCAACGCGAGCGAGAAGGCCAAAGTTGAAGCAAGCAAGAGGAGAATAATCCAGAGCGCCGAGAGGCTTCACCAGGCCGGTGGCTGGAGCGTCGTTTTCCACGCCGGTTATTACCTCAAGCAACCGAAGGAGAGCGTTTACCAGAGAATCCTTGAGGCCCTGAAGGACGTGCAGAGAGAACTGATGGACAGGGGTGTTAAGGTCTGGCTCAGGCCGGAACTCACAGGAAAGCCGACCCAGTTTGGTGACTTGGAGGAGATAGTGAAGCTCAGCGAAGAAATGGAAATGGTTCTCCCGACGATAGACTTCGCCCATGCCCATGCAAGGAACAAAGGAAAGTGCAACTCAATCGAAGAGTGGCGCGAGATGCTGGCGTTTATTGAGGACAGGCTCGGCAGGGAGGCACTGGACAACATGCACATCCACATGTCGGGCATAGAGTACACCGAGAAGGGCGAGAGGAGGCACATCCCCCTCCAGGAGAGTGACATGAACTGGGAGGATTTACTCCGCGTTCTGAAGGAGTTCAGGGTGAAAGGCGTCGTCATAAGCGAGAGCCCCAACATTGAGGAAGATGCACTGCTCATGAAAAGGAAATACGAGGAGATAAAGGTTTAATCAGTACGCCTCGACGAGACTTGGCTGAGCATACCATCTGTGCTCCTCCACCTCAACCCGGAGTCCCTCTATGGGTTCTAACCTCTTGACCTCATAACCTTTGCTTTTGCCCCACTTCTCAATCTGTTTTATGACGATTCTCGTTCCCAGCCGGGCTAGTGGGTAGAATGGTATCAGAAACGGGTTGTTCTTCATGACCGCGGGCAGTCCCCTTGTTACTTCTCTCATCATATGCTTCCAAGCGTAGTAAAGGTGCAGGAACTGGCCGTAGGTTATCATTTCGTCAATTCTATAGAACTCCTGGTTCCGAAGGAGACCCATCGGAACGAATGCCAGCGGTGTGACCGTGAAATGGGCTCTGTTGCCGAGCTTCTCCTCCAATTCCCGCTCCATCGTGACGATTAGTCGGGCGGTCATTATCTCGTACT from Thermococcus sp. includes these protein-coding regions:
- a CDS encoding TIGR00296 family protein, with protein sequence MYRIKDEWGEFLVRLARKAVEEYVRHGRVIKPPEDTPPELWEKMGVFVTLNRHNVPPQMALRGCIGFPLPIYPLVETTIKAAIYAAVDDPRFPPVRESELDDIVVEVSVLTPPELVEGPPEERPKKIKVGRDGLLIEKGIYSGLLLPQVPVEWGWDEEEFLSQTCWKAGLPPDCWLDPDTKVYRFTAEIFEEEYPRGPVRRKPLV
- a CDS encoding MTH1187 family thiamine-binding protein, coding for MVIVEFVVVPLGEKSLSRYVAEVIKLLERKGVKYQLTPMATIIETETVREALKIIEEAHELMFELGAERVSTTIRIDDRRDRERHMEDKVKSVMERVRGG
- a CDS encoding DUF373 family protein — translated: MVEIRVLVLAIDRDDDFGKKAGVKGPVIGREACIDAALKLSLADPEDSDANVVYAAVKLADELKEKGEFDEVEVAIITGHPKVGLKSDMELARQLEEVLKVFPANGVIPVTDGAEDEQIFPIITSRVPIITSHRVVVKQSPGIETTWYIIVKYLKEILSDPEVARVVFGIPGLMALLYGIAKLVGVWYPESEKIVSTVIWGTVLLIIGGIFFAKGFNFSLGSMLSSLRRAVVEQFVVVLSFVAGILIIISGAINAYLNLESYSLELIGSYPGTSLLATLIYLNALSVSIALGIAVMMAGRVIQAYLKRDHHIWYYASALLMTPALWVTIDLTTRYALAILTISDIDVFQKLIFAIFDVILAVVIGVYLRGKVRGWVKVETGGSDTKIRTKA
- a CDS encoding deoxyribonuclease IV; this encodes MFRVDRLRFGTAGIPLSTPKRSTIDGIIHVRNLGLDAMELEFVRGVNIKPELAKKIKYTAKKHDVLLTAHAPYYINLNASEKAKVEASKRRIIQSAERLHQAGGWSVVFHAGYYLKQPKESVYQRILEALKDVQRELMDRGVKVWLRPELTGKPTQFGDLEEIVKLSEEMEMVLPTIDFAHAHARNKGKCNSIEEWREMLAFIEDRLGREALDNMHIHMSGIEYTEKGERRHIPLQESDMNWEDLLRVLKEFRVKGVVISESPNIEEDALLMKRKYEEIKV